A genomic segment from Spongiibacter sp. IMCC21906 encodes:
- a CDS encoding methionine synthase has protein sequence MSDKEQEAREDNTADAIASVAILSLVVATVVYWLSHMPG, from the coding sequence ATGTCCGATAAAGAACAAGAAGCTCGTGAAGATAACACCGCAGACGCCATTGCATCTGTTGCCATTCTGAGTTTGGTTGTGGCGACCGTTGTTTACTGGTTGAGCCATATGCCTGGCTAA
- a CDS encoding DUF2970 domain-containing protein translates to MTETPDKPLQKPPGPFAVIGSVVAAAFGVQSRKNRERDFQHGRFRNYVIAAVLFVVVFIASVTSIVRLVLSQS, encoded by the coding sequence ATGACTGAGACACCCGACAAACCGCTGCAAAAGCCGCCCGGACCCTTTGCGGTTATTGGCAGCGTCGTAGCCGCTGCGTTTGGCGTGCAAAGCCGTAAAAATCGCGAGCGTGATTTTCAACATGGCCGATTCCGTAACTACGTTATCGCCGCCGTTCTTTTTGTGGTTGTCTTTATCGCTTCTGTCACCTCTATCGTTCGCTTAGTGCTTAGCCAAAGCTAA